The following are encoded in a window of Phragmites australis chromosome 22, lpPhrAust1.1, whole genome shotgun sequence genomic DNA:
- the LOC133904545 gene encoding uncharacterized protein LOC133904545 yields MGIQRTELRIGVEPFDGITPNSSTMPLIQIELRVTFGMPDNFRTEKLTFDVSDFETAYNVILGCPILGKFMVVVHYAYQALKITGPNGTIIVKGDQRAAVKCDKQSLDMVEHFS; encoded by the coding sequence atgggaattcagagaACAGAGCTTAGGATAGGAGTTGAGCCTTTTGACGgtataactcccaactcatcaaCCATGCCTCTCATCCAGATCGAGCTTCGCGTCACATTTGGCATGCCTGACAACTTCCGTACAGAAAAGCTGACATTCGATGTCTCGGACTTTGAGAcggcgtacaatgtgatcctaggttGCCCAAttctgggcaagttcatggtagtggttcactatgcctaccaagcACTCAAGATCACGGGACCCAATGGGaccattatagttaaaggagATCAGCGTGCAGcggtcaaatgcgacaagcaaagcctggatatggtcgaacacttcagttGA
- the LOC133904314 gene encoding 2'-deoxymugineic-acid 2'-dioxygenase-like isoform X2: protein MENMLHLTPSRGLLPDEFIFSPDQLPPAISAAGVSLPVVDMSRSRDEVRRAILDAGKEFGFFMVVNHGVSEEAMRDMEAVCQEFFQLPAADKAHLFSEDPSKATRIFSGSIFETGGENYWRDCLRLACAFPVSDSSKDWPDKPQRLREVVEKFIVLTRGMGMEILRLLCEGMGLRPDYLEGDISGGDVVLHINHYPPCPNPETTLGLPPHCDRNLLTLLLPSLVPGLEVAYNGDWIKVVTNGMLKSIEHRVTTNMAVARTTVATCIMPAADCLIGPAEEFLSEDNPPLYRTLTFRDFKRIYNVVKLGSSLNLTTNLKNVQKEI, encoded by the exons ATGGAGAATATGCTCCACTTAACCCCATCCCGTGGCTTGCTCCCGGACGAGTTTATCTTCTCGCCCGACCAGCTCCCGCCTGCCATCTCCGCGGCCGGTGTCTCCCTGCCCGTCGTCGACATGTCCCGCAGCCGCGACGAGGTTCGCCGCGCCATCCTCGACGCCGGCAAGGAGTTCGGCTTCTTCATG GTCGTCAACCATGGCGTCTCGGAGGAGGCGATGCGGGACATGGAGGCGGTGTGTCAGGAGTTCTTCCAGCTACCGGCGGCGGATAAGGCTCACTTGTTCTCGGAGGATCCAAGCAAAGCcacccggatcttctctggctCCATCTTTGAGACCGGGGGCGAGAACTACTGGCGGGACTGCCTCCGCCTTGCCTGCGCCTTCCCCGTCAGTGACAGCAGCAAGGACTGGCCCGACAAGCCCCAGAGGCTTCG GGAGGTTGTCGAGAAGTTCATCGTGCTGACGAGAGGCATGGGGATGGAGATACTGCGGCTGCTGTGCGAGGGCATGGGGCTCCGACCTGACTACTTGGAGGGGGACATCAGCGGCGGCGATGTGGTCCTCCACATCAACCATTACCCACCGTGCCCGAACCCGGAGACGACGCTCGGCCTGCCGCCGCACTGTGACCGCAACCTCCTCACCCTACTCCTCCCAAGCTTGGTTCCTGGACTCGAGGTCGCCTACAATGGCGACTGGATCAAG GTTGTGACCAATGGGATGCTGAAGAGCATAGAGCACCGTGTGACGACCAACATGGCGGTGGCGAGGACAACGGTGGCGACGTGCATCATGCCGGCAGCAGACTGTCTCATTGGCCCCGCGGAGGAGTTCCTTAGCGAGGACAACCCGCCGTTGTACCGCACCCTCACGTTCCGCGACTTCAAGCGCATCTACAATGTTGTAAAATTGGGGTCATCGCTCAATCTTACCACAAACCTCAAGAACGTTCAGAAGGAGATATGA
- the LOC133904314 gene encoding 2'-deoxymugineic-acid 2'-dioxygenase-like isoform X1: MENMLHLTPSRGLLPDEFIFSPDQLPPAISAAGVSLPVVDMSRSRDEVRRAILDAGKEFGFFMVVNHGVSEEAMRDMEAVCQEFFQLPAADKAHLFSEDPSKATRIFSGSIFETGGENYWRDCLRLACAFPVSDSSKDWPDKPQRLREVVEKFIVLTRGMGMEILRLLCEGMGLRPDYLEGDISGGDVVLHINHYPPCPNPETTLGLPPHCDRNLLTLLLPSLVPGLEVAYNGDWIKVVPVPNSFVVNFGLQLEVVTNGMLKSIEHRVTTNMAVARTTVATCIMPAADCLIGPAEEFLSEDNPPLYRTLTFRDFKRIYNVVKLGSSLNLTTNLKNVQKEI, translated from the exons ATGGAGAATATGCTCCACTTAACCCCATCCCGTGGCTTGCTCCCGGACGAGTTTATCTTCTCGCCCGACCAGCTCCCGCCTGCCATCTCCGCGGCCGGTGTCTCCCTGCCCGTCGTCGACATGTCCCGCAGCCGCGACGAGGTTCGCCGCGCCATCCTCGACGCCGGCAAGGAGTTCGGCTTCTTCATG GTCGTCAACCATGGCGTCTCGGAGGAGGCGATGCGGGACATGGAGGCGGTGTGTCAGGAGTTCTTCCAGCTACCGGCGGCGGATAAGGCTCACTTGTTCTCGGAGGATCCAAGCAAAGCcacccggatcttctctggctCCATCTTTGAGACCGGGGGCGAGAACTACTGGCGGGACTGCCTCCGCCTTGCCTGCGCCTTCCCCGTCAGTGACAGCAGCAAGGACTGGCCCGACAAGCCCCAGAGGCTTCG GGAGGTTGTCGAGAAGTTCATCGTGCTGACGAGAGGCATGGGGATGGAGATACTGCGGCTGCTGTGCGAGGGCATGGGGCTCCGACCTGACTACTTGGAGGGGGACATCAGCGGCGGCGATGTGGTCCTCCACATCAACCATTACCCACCGTGCCCGAACCCGGAGACGACGCTCGGCCTGCCGCCGCACTGTGACCGCAACCTCCTCACCCTACTCCTCCCAAGCTTGGTTCCTGGACTCGAGGTCGCCTACAATGGCGACTGGATCAAGGTCGTGCCCGTGCCCAACTCCTTCGTCGTCAACTTCGGCTTGCAGCTCGAG GTTGTGACCAATGGGATGCTGAAGAGCATAGAGCACCGTGTGACGACCAACATGGCGGTGGCGAGGACAACGGTGGCGACGTGCATCATGCCGGCAGCAGACTGTCTCATTGGCCCCGCGGAGGAGTTCCTTAGCGAGGACAACCCGCCGTTGTACCGCACCCTCACGTTCCGCGACTTCAAGCGCATCTACAATGTTGTAAAATTGGGGTCATCGCTCAATCTTACCACAAACCTCAAGAACGTTCAGAAGGAGATATGA
- the LOC133905056 gene encoding protein NARROW LEAF 1-like yields MRPSDIWKAHAGSSQSEGSVLDMERNECSHNCCPSPLQPIASAGQHSESSAAYFSWPTSTLMHGSAEGRANYFGNLQKGVLPGHLGCLPKGQQATTLLDLMIIRAFHSKILRRFSLGTAIGFRIRKGTLTDTPAILVFVARKVHRKWLSTTQCLPAALEGPGGVWCDVDVVEFSYYGAPAPTPKEQLYDELVDGLRGSDPIIGSGSQVASLETYGTLGAIVKSQTGNKQVGFLTNRHVAVDLDYPNQKMFHPLPPNLGPGVYLGAVERATSFITDDVWYGIYAGMNPETFVRADGAFIPFADDFDITSVSTSVKGVGIIGDVKAIDLQSPIGSLIGRQVVKVGRSSGMTTGTVVAYALEYNDEKGICFFTDFLVVGENQQTFDLEGDSGSLIILTGQDGEKPQPIGIIWGGTANRGRLKLKSGQGPENWTSGVDLGRLLDLLELDLITTSEGLQEALKEQRITLAAAAVAANSTATESLVAVPQENDKVDKIYEPLGVNIQQLPRDSSATSTEQPFGPNENVEERQFIPNLIGMSPIRDGQESNGELNNLTDLENSPDDICVSLHLGERKPKRLRSDSTLDIDLQK; encoded by the exons ATGCGGCCCTCAGATATTTGGAAGGCGCATGCAGGTTCATCACAGTCAGAGGGTTCAGTGCTGGATATGGAGAGAAACGAATGCAGCCATAATTGTTGTCCATCTCCTCTCCAACCAATTGCCTCAGCTGGTCAGCACTCTGAAAGCAGCGCTGCATACTTTTCTTGGCCTACATCTACTCTAATGCACGGCTCAGCTGAAGGCCGCGCTAATTACTTTGGGAATCTACAGAAGGGTGTACTACCAGGACATCTTGGTTGCTTGCCAAAGGGGCAGCAAGCCACCACCTTACTTGATTTGATGATTATAAGAGCCTTCCACAGCAAGATCCTGCGCCGCTTTAGTCTTGGTACAGCAATAGGCTTCAGAATCAGGAAAGGGACATTGACTGACACACCTGCCATCCTTGTATTTGTTGCTCGGAAGGTTCACAGGAAGTGGCTCAGCACTACACAATGTCTTCCAGCTGCCCTTGAG GGACCTGGGGGTGTGTGgtgtgatgttgatgttgttgaaTTTTCTTATTATGGTGCACCGGCCCCAACACCAAAGGAACAATTGTATGACGAGCTTGTCGATGGTCTGCGTGGTAGTGACCCAATTATAGGCTCAGGTTCACAG GTAGCTAGTCTTGAGACATACGGGACTTTGGGTGCCATTGTGAAGAGTCAAACTGGCAATAAACAAGTAGGGTTCCTTACGAACAGGCATGTTGCGGTTGATCTGGATTATCCTAATCAGAAGATGTTCCATCCACTGCCTCCTAATCTTGGACCTGGAGTTTACCTAGGTGCCGTTGAAAGAGCAACATCATTTATAACAGATGATGTTTGGTACGGGATCTATGCTGGAATGAACCCAG AAACTTTTGTCAGAGCTGATGGTGCATTTATACCATTTGCTGATGACTTTGACATTACTAGTGTCAGCACCTCGGTTAAAGGAGTTGGAATCATTGGTGATGTAAAGGCAATTGATCTTCAGTCCCCAATTGGCAGTCTCATTGGGAGACAAGTTGTCAAAGTTGGAAGAAGCTCTGGTATGACAACAGGGACTGTTGTGGCATATGCTCTTGAGTACAATGATGAGAAGGGAATATGCTTCTTCACTGACTTTCTTGTTGTTGGGGAGAACCAACAAACATTTGATCTTGAGGGGGATAGTGGAAGCCTTATAATTTTGACAGGACAAGATGGTGAGAAGCCGCAGCCTATAGGGATTATATGGGGTGGTACAGCTAATCGAGGAAGGTTGAAGCTAAAAAGTGGTCAGGGTCCAGAGAACTGGACAAGTGGAGTTGATCTTGGCCGCCTCCTTGATCTCTTGGAGCTTGATCTAATCACAACAAGTGAAGGGCTACAAG AGGCCCTGAAAGAACAAAGAATTACTCTAGCTGCTGCGGCAGTGGCGGCTAATTCCACTGCCACAGAATCACTTGTTGCTGTCCCTCAAGAAAATGATAAAGTTGACAAAATTTATGAGCCTCTTGGAGTCAACATCCAGCAACTTCCCCGAGACAGTTCTGCCACCTCGACGGAACAACCCTTTGGTCCAAATGAGAATGTCGAAGAGCGCCAGTTCATCCCGAACCTCATTGGTATGTCTCCAATTCGCGATGGTCAAGAGAGCAACGGCGAGCTGAATAACCTGACGGACCTGGAGAATTCACCCGATGACATTTGTGTTTCTCTGCATCTGGGAGAGCGGAAACCAAAGCGACTCCGCTCTGATTCGACGCTGGACATAGACTTGCAGAAATGA